The Geothrix sp. genome has a window encoding:
- a CDS encoding GTP pyrophosphokinase family protein — protein MPNRSRMHGPSLRLDFRGVWRLCSRIRERIGTFPAIPAHGRQVAASPGQRQNGGVLARSGPHATTPQSGRPSRVSDPTHAMRKAGQKMNTPSYTKTSYLFDGITSSVVSEEAMRSIRSFIATENLYLSATREIATKFENLNNDLKYSSERNPIHQIQTRVKTPMSIFKKLERRGFELTSESARKNLTDIAGVRVICSYLNDIYLISDMLLSQNDITLVRTSDYIKNPKPNGYRSLHHIVTVPVFLSKSVEIVHVEIQIRTIAMDFWATLEHQLSYKLADRETMSIANDIKACAEEIADIDMRMQNLYNIINPPTNP, from the coding sequence ATGCCCAACCGCTCGCGGATGCACGGGCCGAGTTTGCGCCTGGACTTCCGGGGTGTCTGGAGGCTTTGCTCCCGCATCCGCGAGCGGATAGGGACCTTCCCGGCAATCCCCGCCCATGGACGGCAGGTCGCTGCGAGTCCCGGACAGCGGCAAAATGGAGGGGTGCTGGCAAGATCAGGCCCGCACGCCACGACCCCTCAATCAGGGAGGCCTTCTCGGGTTTCAGACCCTACCCACGCGATGCGAAAGGCTGGTCAAAAGATGAATACACCGAGCTATACGAAAACATCTTACCTATTTGATGGCATCACTTCCAGTGTTGTATCCGAAGAAGCCATGCGCTCCATCCGAAGCTTTATCGCCACGGAGAATCTCTATTTATCTGCGACTCGCGAGATAGCAACCAAGTTTGAAAATTTAAATAATGATTTGAAATATAGCAGCGAAAGAAATCCCATCCACCAGATCCAAACCCGGGTCAAAACCCCCATGAGCATTTTCAAGAAATTGGAAAGGAGGGGGTTCGAGCTTACATCTGAATCGGCCAGGAAGAACTTGACCGATATTGCGGGCGTTCGCGTCATCTGCTCCTATCTCAACGATATCTACCTCATTTCAGATATGCTCTTGTCACAGAACGACATCACCCTCGTTCGCACTTCTGATTACATCAAGAACCCCAAACCAAATGGGTACCGAAGCCTTCATCACATTGTGACTGTGCCCGTATTTTTATCGAAAAGTGTCGAAATCGTCCATGTCGAAATCCAGATCCGCACCATCGCCATGGATTTTTGGGCAACGCTGGAACATCAGCTAAGTTATAAACTTGCGGATCGAGAGACCATGTCCATCGCAAATGACATAAAGGCCTGCGCCGAAGAGATTGCCGATATCGATATGAGAATGCAAAATCTATACAATATTATCAACCCTCCGACTAATCCTTGA